The genomic segment AGCTCGGATCATGGCGGGTCCGCCGATGTCGATGTTTTCTACCGTCGTCGGATAATCGCCACCCTTAGCCCTGACCTCTTCAAACGGATAGAGATTGATGATGGCCAAATCGATGGCTTCAATGCCATGCGCACGCATGGCTTCCACATGCTCTTCATCGTCGCGGATGGCCAGCAACCCACCATGGACGTTGGGGTGCAGCGTCTTGACGCGGCCATCCATGATCTCGGGAAACTTGGTCACATCGGACACATCCGTCACCGGCAGTCCGGCATCTGCGATCGCCTTGGACGTTCCGCCTGTCGACAGCAGCTTGACGCCGAGTTTGACCAACGTACCGGCGAGTTCGATAATATCGGTCTTGTCGGACACCGACAGCAGCGCGGTACGGATTTTGACCTTGTCAGGCGCAGGGATTTTCTTGGAAACGACAGCCATGGGACTACTCCGTGGAACATGGAGGAAGGGCCGGAGATCAATCGTTCCGGCGGTTGCCGCCGCGTTAGCACAGCTTTGCGCATTAATAAACACAGCCACGACGTACAGCTTGCGATTCGGCAGGGGTTTTTCTGATGGGGAAGCGCTGCCTAAAGCTTTCTTTCGATCAGCCAGCGCACTTCACTGGTGTCTAATACCTGAAAATGGATTTCCAACTGCTGGGAGGGACGGATGCCGGAGGCATCCGCCATGAAGACATCTTCAGCAATGGCAACCATCTGCCCCGGTGCCGAAAATACCCAGCTTGTGCCATCGCTTGCCCGCATCATCACCGACTCTTCGTCCTGCCTCACCAGTTCGATAGATGGGTGAATGTGGAAGCGGGAGACGGTATCGACCGTCCCTTCAGGTTGTTTTTTATCCTGCTGAGCCAGATAAATGAAATCACGACCTTTGATCTTGCTTCCTGCTGCACTCAGTTCCAGCTCGCGTTGATGGATGTAACCGTAGTCTTTGACATAGCCGTCATGGGAGGCAATCAACACGTCTGCACCCTTTTGATCGGTCTCCCGCTGAACGCTGACCTCGCTGATACCGGCAACCATGATAGGCCCCAGCAGGCGTGACCGTGACAGCCGGCAAGACGAAGTATCGTTGATCGTTACCGTCGAATGCGCCGCTGTTGAGCGGCTCGCGCGTTTGAAATCCGGTGCGGCATAGGAGGGAAAGCCGGAATTGACGATGAAACGGTTGCGAACAGAGGAGAGCTCGAAAGACAGGCAGCCGCAATGGGCACCTCTGGAAAGCTCCATGGACTGCGGAATGCCGGTATCGACGATGATGACCGTATCATCCGCTGAAAGCCGCTGATAGGCCACATCAGGCAAGGCGCGAGATGGTCGCCCGGATGTTTCGTCATAACGCAGCACGGAGGCCAGTTCATTCGCTAGCGTTGCCGTCGAGCCATTGAAAAGCGCAAGGTCACCATCCTGATGGCGAAAAAAGCGAATGGCGGGAAACATGCGGTCGATCGCCGGAACGAGACCGGGCGGCACGTCGTGACCGAGATTGATGTAGCTTTGCCGCAACGGCAGCAGATCCAGCAGCAGCTCCAGCATAACACGTGGATTGCGCGACATGTGGCCGCCGTCGGGCAGAACCTGGCGCTCCAGCTCCCGGTCCAGCTTCATACCGAAGCGCGCAATTTTCGAAGAGCGGTTCGGAAGTGAAATGGACGCCACCGCCAGCGCAATACGGATTTTAAGGCGGGTCTCTCCATCGGGCGCATATCTGGCGATAAGGCTGAGATAGGCGACGTGAAAGCCCAGGCTTTTGAGAAAACGCCGATAGAAGCCCGCATCGGCATTGTGCAGAACGACCGGGGAATGGGACAGCCAGGCGATCAACCGTTGAGCCGCTGTATCAGGCGCCCAGGCAACCCCAACGAAAGTGCGGCCGTGCAGCGCGATCCAGTCAGACACGAGAACACGCGACCGGTGGCAGGCTTCGTCCGACTTACTGGCCCGAACATGGCGCAGCCAGCTGAACGCATGCAGTCTTTCTTCGAAAGCCACCGATGGCATTTCAAGCGAGAAAGGCGACACGCCACCGGTTTCCAGAATGCGCCCGGCAAGCGCGATGCGGCCATAAACGAGTTCTTGAGCCACATAGGGATCGACCGCCCGTAAATCCGTTGGCGCTGCCACCAGCCCGCTGGGAGCGCGTTTTGCCAGCTTGGATAATTTCAGGCGCAGAGGTGCGATGCCAATCATCAGATGGTTTCGGAGCGTGCGTAGAAATAGCCCCGCCGCGCTGAAGCTGCTGTTCAGGGATCTTACCAAA from the Agrobacterium vaccinii genome contains:
- a CDS encoding heparinase II/III family protein, with amino-acid sequence MIGIAPLRLKLSKLAKRAPSGLVAAPTDLRAVDPYVAQELVYGRIALAGRILETGGVSPFSLEMPSVAFEERLHAFSWLRHVRASKSDEACHRSRVLVSDWIALHGRTFVGVAWAPDTAAQRLIAWLSHSPVVLHNADAGFYRRFLKSLGFHVAYLSLIARYAPDGETRLKIRIALAVASISLPNRSSKIARFGMKLDRELERQVLPDGGHMSRNPRVMLELLLDLLPLRQSYINLGHDVPPGLVPAIDRMFPAIRFFRHQDGDLALFNGSTATLANELASVLRYDETSGRPSRALPDVAYQRLSADDTVIIVDTGIPQSMELSRGAHCGCLSFELSSVRNRFIVNSGFPSYAAPDFKRASRSTAAHSTVTINDTSSCRLSRSRLLGPIMVAGISEVSVQRETDQKGADVLIASHDGYVKDYGYIHQRELELSAAGSKIKGRDFIYLAQQDKKQPEGTVDTVSRFHIHPSIELVRQDEESVMMRASDGTSWVFSAPGQMVAIAEDVFMADASGIRPSQQLEIHFQVLDTSEVRWLIERKL